The proteins below are encoded in one region of Hordeum vulgare subsp. vulgare chromosome 3H, MorexV3_pseudomolecules_assembly, whole genome shotgun sequence:
- the LOC123442554 gene encoding uncharacterized protein LOC123442554 isoform X1: MGAPSYRLAAAVTAEAEFLVARQLPPPGVGEEEEDYRRYVDSDLYDLPSAPLRRLAEGEPARPGVAVAVADAEAEGSLDLSRLDVSAALDQILSQLGLTNAMCGEWRLLKYVEEAEFGPDAGVNTVLIITSLESKPEALQDSCKWMSKEGARELLSEVKPGGTRIGPYVHVGFLKSELSSNCTAASTLLSQEYPPGITLVPMKSSTLRPFRTTNLVVIQATSGTCGSKRSDYFACGDALLIDPGCCSQVHTELADLVNSLPKKLLVLVTHHHNDHIEGLSVVQRCNPDAVLLIHENTMKRIGKGNWSTGYTAVTGGENVCIGDQELQVIFAPGHTDGHMGLLHVNTNALIVGDHCVGHGSAILDNRAGGNMKDYFQTTYKFLEMSPHVLIPMHGRINLWPKHMLCGYLKNRKAREASILQSIENGAQTLFDIVSKTYCDVDRKLWVPASFNVRLHVDHLNSQDKLPKDFSTEKFESSCGAHFIFWWGVAYAQVRSSPAFVIAVSALAAGGLAIAYALRRNNGNQP, from the exons ATGGGCGCCCCCTCGTACCGGCTCGCGGCGGCGGTCACGGCCGAGGCCGAGTTCCTCGTCGCCCGGCAGCTGCCCCCGCCGGGggtaggggaggaggaggaggactaccgGCGCTACGTCGACAGCGACCTCTACGACCTCCCGTCGGCGCCCCTGCGGCGCCTCGCGGAGGGCGAGCCTGCCCGGCCGGGCGTGGCCGTCGCCGTCGCGGACGCGGAGGCTGAGGGCTCCCTCGACCTCTCGCGCCTCGACGTCTCCGCCGCCCTCGATCAG ATTTTGAGCCAATTGGGTTTGACAAATGCAATGTGCGGGGAATGGAGGCTGCTCAAGTATGTTGAGGAAGCCGAGTTCGGCCCTGACGCGGGTGTCAACACGGTGCTTATCATCACGTCGCTCGAGTCGAAACCGGAGGCATTGCAAG ACTCCTGTAAATGGATGTCCAAGGAGGGTGCTCGGGAATTGCTTTCTGAAGTGAAGCCCGGTGGTACTCGGATTGGGCCGTATGTGCATGTTGGGTTTCTGAAATCGGAGCTGTCGTCAAATTGTACCGCTGCCTCCACATTGCTTTCCCAG GAGTACCCTCCCGGAATAACACTTGTACCAATGAAGAGTAGTACATTACGACCTTTTCGTACAACTAATCTTGTGGTAATACAAGCAACCAGTGGCACATGTGGATCAAAGCGCTCTGATTATTTTGCTTGTGGAGATGCTTTACTGATAGATCCTGGATGTTGCTCACAGGTTCATACGGAG cttgcagatcttgttaattCCCTTCCAAAGAAGTTATTGGTCCTTGTTacgcatcatcataatgatcatATTGAGG GTCTTTCGGTTGTTCAGAGATGCAATCCTGACGCTGTTCTTTTGATACATGAAAACACGATGAAGCGCATAGGGAAAG GGAATTGGTCAACCGGCTATACTGCAGTGACTGGTGGTGAAAACGTATGCATAGGTGACCAGGAACTGCAAGTCATTTTTGCTCCT GGTCATACAGATGGTCATATGGGGCTTCTCCATGTCAATACTAATGCACTAATTGTTGGAGATCATTGCGTAGG GCATGGAAGTGCAATATTGGACAATAGAGCTGGTGGGAACATGAAG GACTACTTCCAAACCACATACAAATTCTTGGAGATGTCGCCACATGTGCTAATTCCAATGCATGGAAGAATCAACCTATGGCCCAAGCATATGCTTTGTGGATATCTCAA GAATCGAAAGGCTAGAGAAGCTTCCATTCTGCAATCCATAGAGAATGGTGCTCAAACTTTGTTTGATATAGTTTCGAAGACTTATTGTGATGTAGACAGGAAATTATGGGTTCCTGCATCATTTAATGTTCGCCTTCATGTTGATCATCTGAACTCTCAAGATAAACTTCCCAAG GACTTCTCAACGGAAAAGTTCGAATCGAGCTGCGGAGCACATTTCATATTTTGGTGGGGCGTTGCGTATGCCCAAGTCAGGAGCTCGCCAGCCTTTGTCATCGCGGTAAGTGCCCTTGCCGCCGGTGGTCTGGCGATCGCGTATGCCCTCAGAAGGAACAACGGCAACCAGCCCTAG
- the LOC123442555 gene encoding glycosyltransferase BC10-like: protein MGSTSSSSTAKPMEALRSGSVVPNVVTVLLLLSMGFVLGMVYNANFQESHPTPLLQPLPSLLRSSTPRPSPAPVVACGVGPSPTSPQSPPVGMGFADFLAPSGGGMKHNMTDEELFWRASMVPMIARVPWRIVPKVAFMFLVTGDMPLRPLWEKFFAGHEGQYSIYVHASPAYTGSPPADSVFYGRMIPSQNTSWGDMNLVDAERRLLATALLDLGNARFALLSETCIPLLPFRAAYAFLTGANASFIESFPTRARHAPFFARRNVSRAQWRKGSQCFEMGRALAVEVVAEERYMAMFRGDHGMANMLEHYMPTLVSLLGWGARAANRTLTYTNWPRPGPHPESYGGSAVTAELLEGMRRGNGGCGYGGGAAEFCFMFARKFSGDALGKLLELAPKVMGFG from the exons ATGggcagcaccagcagcagcagcacggcCAAGCCCATGGAAGCCCTCCGTTCCGGGAGCGTCGTCCCCAATGTGGTCACCGTGCTGCTGCTCCTCTCCATGGGCTTCGTCCTGGGCATGGTATACAACGCCAACTTCCAGGAATCCCATCCCACACCTCTCCTGCAGCCGCTGCCTTCTCTCCTACGGTCGTCGACGCCGCGGCCATCGCCAGCTCCGGTGGTAGCTTGCGGCGTCGGGCCCTCTCCCACGTCGCCGCAGTCCCCGCCGGTGGGAATGGGGTTCGCCGACTTCCTCGCGCCGAGTGGCGGCGGTATGAAGCACAACATGACCGACGAGGAGCTGTTCTGGAGGGCGTCCATGGTGCCGATGATCGCCCGCGTGCCGTGGCGCATCGTGCCCAAGGTGGCCTTCATGTTCCTGGTGACGGGGGACATGCCGCTGCGGCCGTTGTGGGAGAAGTTCTTCGCCGGACACGAAGGGCAATACTCCATCTACGTGCACGCCAGCCCTGCCTACACCGGGTCGCCGCCGGCCGACTCCGTCTTCTACGGTCGCATGATCCCAAGCCAG AACACGAGCTGGGGTGACATGAACCTGGTGGACGCGGAGCGGCGGCTGCTGGCGACTGCGCTGCTGGACCTCGGCAACGCGCGGTTCGCGCTGCTGTCGGAGACGTGCATCCCGCTCCTCCCCTTCCGGGCCGCCTACGCGTTCCTCACCGGCGCCAACGCGAGCTTCATCGAGAGCTTCCCGACCCGGGCGCGGCACGCGCCCTTCTTCGCCCGGCGCAACGTCAGCCGCGCGCAGTGGCGCAAGGGGTCGCAGTGCTTCGAGATGGGCCGGGCGCTCGCCGTGGAGGTCGTCGCCGAGGAGCGGTACATGGCCATGTTCCGCGGCGACCACGGCATGGCCAACATGCTGGAGCACTACATGccgacgctggtgagcctgctgggCTGGGGCGCGCGCGCCGCGAACCGGACCCTCACGTACACCAACTGGCCGAGGCCGGGCCCGCACCCGGAGAGCTACGGCGGGAGCGCCGTCACGGCGGAGCTGCTGGAGGGGATGAGGCGTGGGAACGGGGGATGCGGCTACGGCGGCGGGGCGGCTGAGTTCTGCTTCATGTTCGCGCGCAAGTTCTCCGGGGACGCGCTCGGGAAGCTGCTCGAGCTGGCGCCCAAGGTCATGGGGTTCGGCTAA
- the LOC123442551 gene encoding ABC transporter G family member 16-like: MATSGHMVVGVGGPDEPEPVPYVLSFTDLCYSVSSNSRRGRNQIANTDSKALLDGISGEARDGELFAVMGASGAGKSTLLDALAGRITRGSLRGGVTLNGEPLGGGRLRAISAYVMQDDLLYPMLTVRETLLFAAEFRLPRALSAARKRDRVDALIRQLGLSGAADTVVGDETHRGVSGGERRRVSIGADIIHDPILLFLDEPTSGLDSTSAFMVVQVLRDIARSGSVVVMTIHQPSARILGILGRLLLLSRGRTVYSGTPAGLKPFFSELGTPIPDNENPAEFALDTIRDLERQPDGTAKLADFNASWHGHVDTTSKKVSRTVMPLELAVSESVSRGKLGRLSGGGGGKGGMPTYANPLALEVWVLTKRSFINFRRMPELFVLRLGTLMVTGIVLATIFFHLDDTPKGVQERLGFFAMGMSTMFYVSAGTLPVFIQERHVYLRETEHNAYRRISYVLASTAVFFPPLVILCLAFAVTTFFAVGLAGGGASFGFFALTILASLWAGSGFVTFLSAVVPHVVLGYTVVVAVLAYFLLLSGFFISRDRIPSYWMWLHYMSLVKYPYQALVQNEFGDATRCFARGIQVFDGTLVGGMSEAVKMKVLGAISATLGANVTASTCLLTGADVLKQQAVTDLGKWSCLLVTAAFGVFFRALFYVVLLVGSKNKRR; this comes from the coding sequence ATGGCTACCTCCGGCCACATGGTCGTCGGCGTTGGTGGACCTGATGAGCCGGAGCCGGTGCCCTACGTGCTGTCCTTCACGGACCTATGCTACAGCGTCAGCAGCAACAGCCGGCGCGGTAGGAACCAAATCGCCAACACCGACAGCAAGGCGCTGCTCGACGGCATCTCCGGCGAGGCGCGCGATGGAGAGCTATTCGCGGTGATGGGCGCCAGCGGGGCCGGCAAGTCCACGCTCCTCGACGCCCTCGCCGGCCGGATCACCAGGGGCAGCCTCCGCGGCGGCGTCACGCTCAACGGGGAGCCACTCGGCGGCGGCCGCCTCCGGGCCATCTCCGCCTACGTGATGCAGGACGACCTGCTGTACCCGATGCTGACCGTGCGCGAGACGCTGCTGTTCGCCGCCGAGTTCCGCCTCCCGCGCGCGCTCTCCGCGGCCAGGAAGCGAGACCGCGTCGACGCGCTCATCCGCCAGCTCGGCCTCTCTGGCGCCGCCGACACCGTCGTCGGCGACGAGACACACCGCGGTGTGTCGGGCGGTGAGCGGCGCCGCGTATCCATTGGCGCCGACATCATCCACGACCCCATCCTGCTCTTCCTCGACGAGCCCACGTCCGGCCTCGACTCCACCAGCGCCTTCATGGTGGTCCAGGTGCTCCGTGACATCGCGCGGAGCGGCAGCGTCGTCGTCATGACCATCCACCAGCCCAGCGCGCGCATCCTCGGAATCCTCGGCCGCCTCCTGCTCCTTTCCCGCGGCCGCACCGTCTACTCCGGCACGCCCGCCGGCCTCAAGCCCTTCTTCTCCGAGCTCGGCACGCCCATCCCTGACAACGAGAACCCGGCCGAGTTCGCGCTCGACACCATCCGAGACCTCGAGCGCCAACCCGACGGCACCGCGAAGCTCGCGGACTTCAACGCCAGTTGGCACGGGCACGTCGACACAACTAGCAAGAAGGTCAGCAGGACTGTGATGCCACTGGAGTTGGCCGTGTCCGAAAGCGTCTCCCGGGGGAAACTGGGCCGCCTGAGCGGGGGCGGCGGGGGCAAAGGGGGGATGCCGACGTACGCGAACCCGTTGGCGTTGGAAGTGTGGGTGCTGACCAAGCGGTCGTTCATCAACTTTCGGCGCATGCCGGAGCTCTTCGTGCTGCGCCTCGGCACGCTCATGGTGACGGGCATCGTcctggcgaccatcttcttccACCTGGACGACACGCCCAAGGGCGTCCAGGAGCGGCTGGGCTTCTTCGCCATGGGCATGTCCACCATGTTCTACGTCAGCGCCGGCACGCTGCCGGTGTTCATCCAGGAGCGCCACGTCTACCTCCGCGAGACGGAGCACAACGCGTACCGCCGGATCTCGTACGTCCTCGCCAGCACCGCGGTTTTCTTCCCGCCGCTGGTCATCCTGTGCCTGGCATTCGCGGTCACCACCTTCTTCGCGGTGggcctggccggcggcggcgcgtcCTTCGGCTTCTTCGCGCTCACCATCCTGGCCTCCCTATGGGCGGGCAGCGGCTTCGTGACGTTCCTGTCGGCGGTGGTGCCGCACGTGGTGCTGGGCTACACGGTGGTGGTGGCCGTGCTCGCCTACTTCCTCCTCTTGTCCGGCTTCTTCATCAGCCGGGACAGGATCCCGAGCTACTGGATGTGGCTCCACTACATGTCGCTCGTCAAGTACCCGTACCAGGCGCTGGTGCAGAACGAGTTCGGCGACGCCACCAGGTGCTTCGCGCGGGGGATCCAGGTGTTCGACGGGACGCTCGTCGGCGGCATGTCGGAGGCCGTCAAGATGAAGGTGCTCGGCGCCATCAGCGCCACCCTCGGCGCCAACGTCACGGCCAGCACGTGCCTCCTCACCGGCGCCGACGTGCTCAAGCAGCAGGCCGTCACCGACCTAGGGAAGTGGAGTTGCCTCCTGGTCACGGCGGCGTTCGGCGTCTTCTTCCGTGCTCTCTTCTACGTGGTCTTGCTCGTCGGGAGCAAGAACAAACGGAGATGA
- the LOC123441352 gene encoding uncharacterized protein LOC123441352 translates to MSPSSSSDETAVSYVSSEDDEISLPSSPSPSPEPYASSSDGAASPPAAKKPRGPRNTTGVLPRSWPTADEVVLLEAVVAHRERHGRLPSRDDLAAALAGRVRFSGEQAAERVSALRERYYGSVTRLSRGTVPVTDDDMRVYRLSKRLWEGTLAERATRREQRAAGKAAARHHERRGFAELEALYPCLAAEVEAIASRRPCGALKTAFGMIGDERAAALEARVRRQRLAEVKARMKRDELRDQVARTLLEFIE, encoded by the coding sequence atgtcTCCGTCGTCCTCCTCCGACGAGACCGCGGTCTCCTACGTCTCGTCCGAGGACGACGAGATCAGCCTCCCGTCGTCGCCTTCCCCGTCTCCCGAACCTTACGCGTCCTCCTCCGACGGCGCGGCCTCCCCGCCAGCTGCCAAGAAGCCGCGAGGGCCCCGGAACACCACCGGGGTGCTGCCGCGAAGCTGGCCGACGGCCGACGAGGTGGTCCTCCTGGAGGCCGTCGTCGCGCACCGGGAGCGGCACGGCCGGCTCCCCTCCcgcgacgacctcgccgccgccctCGCCGGCCGCGTCCGGTTCAGCGGCGAGCAGGCCGCCGAGCGCGTGTCCGCCCTGCGCGAGCGCTACTACGGCTCCGTGACGCGGCTCTCCCGCGGCACCGTCCCCGTCACGGACGACGACATGAGGGTCTACCGGCTCTCCAAGCGCCTCTGGGAGGGCACTCTGGCGGAGAGGGCGACGCGCCGGGAGCAGCGCGCGGCCGGCAAGGCCGCCGCGCGCCACCACGAGCGGAGGGGCTTCGCGGAGCTCGAGGCGCTCTACCCCTGCCTCGCCGCGGAGGTGGAGGCGATCGCGTCGCGGCGGCCGTGCGGGGCGCTCAAGACGGCGTTCGGGATGATCGGCGACGagagggcggcggcgctggaggccAGGGTTAGGAGGCAGCGGCTCGCGGAGGTGAAGGCTAGGATGAAGCGGGACGAGCTGAGGGACCAGGTCGCCAGGACGCTGCTGGAGTTCATCGAATGA
- the LOC123442552 gene encoding plastidic glucose transporter 4, translating into MHTSLPARQTRPSRGVDVHAAPTGKGDRKKHAKRGGGGGRIPSTALPRNYRISRRRYILRWHPSSSSSSSPIPSHLHPNHSPPASPPLIPLQDGRRPPPEGRSLLRPPVKMMRCAVKAGGAHVVIGERRSPSSSSPGSIGSRRSVVRMSEGPGGFCCGGVRSRAADLAGVEMGRPSAGAAGLFRSPRYGRVRATASADPEDIPSDKLQAKSSGSVLPYVGVACLGAILFGYHLGVVNGALEYLSKDLGIAENAVLQGWVVSTTLAGATVGSFTGGTLADKLGRTRTFILDAIPLAVGAFLSATAQDVRTMIIGRLLAGIGIGISSALVPLYISEISPTEIRGALGSINQLFICIGILAALVAGLPLAQNPAWWRTMFGISVVPSILLALGMAVSPESPRWLFQQGKIPQAEAAIKKLYGKEKVTEVMYDLKASGQGSNEPDASWFDLFSKRYWKVVSVGAALFLFQQLAGINAVVYYSTSVFRSAGIASDVAASALVGAANVFGTMIASSLMDKQGRKSLLITSFSGMAASMLLLSLSFTWKALAPYSGTLAVVGTVLYVLSFALGAGPVPALLLPEIFASRIRAKAVALSLGMHWVSNFFIGLYFLSVVNKFGISTVYLGFASVCALAVLYIAGNVVETKGRSLEEIERELSPASKVDASNAFLVSDE; encoded by the exons ATGCACACATCGTTGCCAGCACGGCAGACCCGCCCCTCTCGTGGCGTGGATGTACATGCCGCGCCAACAGGAAAAGGAGATAGAAAAAAACACGCGAaaagaggcggaggaggaggaagaattcCATCGACAGCTCTCCCTCGGAACTATCGGATCTCGAGAAGAAGATATATCCTTCGCTGGcacccgtcgtcttcctcctcctcctcccccatccCATCCCACCTTCATCCAAACCACAGTCCACCCGCGAGCCCGCCATTAATTCCGCTCCAGGACGGCCGGCGGCCTCCGCCCGAAG GAAGGTCCCTTCTGCGCCCCCCCGTTAAGATGATGCGGTGCGCCGTGAAGGCCGGCGGTGCTCACGTCGTCATCGGCGAGCGgaggtcgccgtcgtcgtcgtcgcccgggagcatcggcagcaggaggagcgtcGTGCGGATGTCGGAAGGACCCGGCGGGTTCTGCTGCGGCGGCGTGAGGTCGCGGGCGGCGGATCTCGCGGGCGTCGAGATGGGCAGGCCCAGCGCCGGCGCCGCGGGGCTCTTCCGCAGCCCGCGCTACGGCCGCGTGCGCGCCACGGCCTCAG CTGACCCAGAGGATATTCCGTCTGACAAGCTTCAAGCAAAATCATCCGGGAGTGTTCTGCCATACGTTGGCGTTGCTTGCTTGGGGGCAATTTTGTTTGGCTACCATCTTGG TGTGGTCAATGGCGCACTTGAATATCTCTCGAAAGATCTTGGGATTGCTGAAAatgctgtgttacaag GATGGGTGGTTAGCACAACTCTGGCTGGCGCAACAGTAGGTTCTTTTACTGGAGGGACTTTGGCTGATAAATTAGGGAGAACACGGACATTTATCTTGGATGCAATTCCTCTTGCTGTAGGCGCATTCTTGAG TGCAACAGCTCAAGATGTCCGTACAATGATTATTGGTCGATTACTTGCTGGGATTGGTATCGGGATCTCttctgctcttgtgcccctttacATATCTGAG ATCTCACCAACTGAAATACGTGGAGCACTTGGTTCGATTAATCAGCTGTTTATCTGCATTGGAATTCTTGCAGCTTTGGTAGCTGGATTGCCATTAGCACAAAATCCTGCATG GTGGAGGACAATGTTTGGAATTTCAGTAGTTCCATCTATTTTGCTGGCTCTAGGAATGGCTGTTTCACCTGAAAGCCCTCGCTGGCTATTCCAG CAAGGAAAGATTCCTCAAGCAGAAGCAGCTATAAAAAAATTGTATGGGAAAGAGAAGGTAACAGAAGTTATGTATGACCTAAAGGCTAGTGGGCAAGGATCTAATGAGCCAGATGCCAGCTGGTTTGATCTTTTCAGCAAACGCTATTGGAAAG TTGTGAGTGTGGGAGCGGCACTGTTTTTGTTCCAGCAACTTGCTGGCATAAATGCTGTTGTGTACTACTCTACATCTGTGTTCCGCAGTGCAGGCATTGCATCTGATGTTGCAGCGAGTGCTCTTGTTGGTGCTGCCAATGTTTTTG GCACCATGATTGCATCTTCACTGATGGACAAGCAAGGAAGGAAGAGCCTTCTCATAACAAGCTTTTCTGGAATG GCGGCGTCGATGTTACTCTTGTCATTGTCCTTCACCTGGAAGGCTTTGGCACCTTATTCTGGCACTCTTGCCGTTGTTGGCACTGTCCT GTATGTGCTGTCTTTCGCTCTTGGAGCTGGCCCTGTTCCAGCTTTGCTCCttcctgaaatatttgcctccagAATAAGGGCCAAGGCTGTTGCATTATCACTGGGCATGCACTGG GTATCCAACTTCTTCATCGGACTGTACTTCCTGAGCGTCGTCAACAAGTTTGGGATCAGCACCGTGTACTTGGGTTTCGCGTCCGTGTGCGCTCTCGCGGTCCTGTACATAGCCGGCAATGTGGTCGAGACCAAGGGGCGATCCCTAGAAGAGATCGAGCGGGAACTAAGCCCGGCCAGCAAAGTCGATGCAAGTAACGCCTTTTTGGTGAGCGACGAATGA
- the LOC123442554 gene encoding uncharacterized protein LOC123442554 isoform X2, protein MGAPSYRLAAAVTAEAEFLVARQLPPPGVGEEEEDYRRYVDSDLYDLPSAPLRRLAEGEPARPGVAVAVADAEAEGSLDLSRLDVSAALDQILSQLGLTNAMCGEWRLLKYVEEAEFGPDAGVNTVLIITSLESKPEALQDSCKWMSKEGARELLSEVKPGGTRIGPYVHVGFLKSELSSNCTAASTLLSQEYPPGITLVPMKSSTLRPFRTTNLVVIQATSGTCGSKRSDYFACGDALLIDPGCCSQVHTELADLVNSLPKKLLVLVTHHHNDHIEGLSVVQRCNPDAVLLIHENTMKRIGKGNWSTGYTAVTGGENVCIGDQELQVIFAPGHTDGHMGLLHVNTNALIVGDHCVGHGSAILDNRAGGNMKDYFQTTYKFLEMSPHVLIPMHGRINLWPKHMLCGYLKNRKAREASILQSIENGAQTLFDIVSKTYCDVDRKLWVPASFNVRLHVDHLNSQDKLPKDFSLEMFSGSCDEFMSSLQQ, encoded by the exons ATGGGCGCCCCCTCGTACCGGCTCGCGGCGGCGGTCACGGCCGAGGCCGAGTTCCTCGTCGCCCGGCAGCTGCCCCCGCCGGGggtaggggaggaggaggaggactaccgGCGCTACGTCGACAGCGACCTCTACGACCTCCCGTCGGCGCCCCTGCGGCGCCTCGCGGAGGGCGAGCCTGCCCGGCCGGGCGTGGCCGTCGCCGTCGCGGACGCGGAGGCTGAGGGCTCCCTCGACCTCTCGCGCCTCGACGTCTCCGCCGCCCTCGATCAG ATTTTGAGCCAATTGGGTTTGACAAATGCAATGTGCGGGGAATGGAGGCTGCTCAAGTATGTTGAGGAAGCCGAGTTCGGCCCTGACGCGGGTGTCAACACGGTGCTTATCATCACGTCGCTCGAGTCGAAACCGGAGGCATTGCAAG ACTCCTGTAAATGGATGTCCAAGGAGGGTGCTCGGGAATTGCTTTCTGAAGTGAAGCCCGGTGGTACTCGGATTGGGCCGTATGTGCATGTTGGGTTTCTGAAATCGGAGCTGTCGTCAAATTGTACCGCTGCCTCCACATTGCTTTCCCAG GAGTACCCTCCCGGAATAACACTTGTACCAATGAAGAGTAGTACATTACGACCTTTTCGTACAACTAATCTTGTGGTAATACAAGCAACCAGTGGCACATGTGGATCAAAGCGCTCTGATTATTTTGCTTGTGGAGATGCTTTACTGATAGATCCTGGATGTTGCTCACAGGTTCATACGGAG cttgcagatcttgttaattCCCTTCCAAAGAAGTTATTGGTCCTTGTTacgcatcatcataatgatcatATTGAGG GTCTTTCGGTTGTTCAGAGATGCAATCCTGACGCTGTTCTTTTGATACATGAAAACACGATGAAGCGCATAGGGAAAG GGAATTGGTCAACCGGCTATACTGCAGTGACTGGTGGTGAAAACGTATGCATAGGTGACCAGGAACTGCAAGTCATTTTTGCTCCT GGTCATACAGATGGTCATATGGGGCTTCTCCATGTCAATACTAATGCACTAATTGTTGGAGATCATTGCGTAGG GCATGGAAGTGCAATATTGGACAATAGAGCTGGTGGGAACATGAAG GACTACTTCCAAACCACATACAAATTCTTGGAGATGTCGCCACATGTGCTAATTCCAATGCATGGAAGAATCAACCTATGGCCCAAGCATATGCTTTGTGGATATCTCAA GAATCGAAAGGCTAGAGAAGCTTCCATTCTGCAATCCATAGAGAATGGTGCTCAAACTTTGTTTGATATAGTTTCGAAGACTTATTGTGATGTAGACAGGAAATTATGGGTTCCTGCATCATTTAATGTTCGCCTTCATGTTGATCATCTGAACTCTCAAGATAAACTTCCCAAG GATTTCTCCTTAGAAATGTTCAGTGGAAGTTGCGATGAATTTATGTCTAGCCTGCAGCAGTGA